In Solanum stenotomum isolate F172 chromosome 6, ASM1918654v1, whole genome shotgun sequence, one DNA window encodes the following:
- the LOC125867698 gene encoding aspartyl protease family protein 2, whose translation MAERAAGVIFFFLLISAAAAVNRPTKFEYLKLPLLHKDTFPPTPSQSLSSDIRRLNTLYSSLGHRSITRSAKLPLTSGATTGSGQYFVDLRLGTPPQRLLLVADTGSDLVWVSCSACRNCSSRPPNSAFLARHSSTYFPYHCYDKKCRLVPNPTGVACNHTRLHSPCRYEYSYSDGSETKGFFSTETTTLNASSGRPVQFRNLAFGCSFEATGPSIAGPSFNGAQGVMGLGRGSISLSSQLGRRFGNKFSYCLMDYTLSPTPTSYLLIGRSTAVNDPKKMNYTPMISNPFISTFYYIGIESVHIEDVKLPIRPSVWAIDELGNGGTVMDSGTTLTFLAEPAYRRIVQAFKRLVTLPEADEPTAGFDLCVNVSGESRPSFPKMSFKLSGNSVLSPPSGNYFIDTAEDVKCLALQPLTASSGFSVIGNLMQQGFMFEFDRDRSRIGFSRHGCSKP comes from the coding sequence ATGGCAGAAAGGGCCGCCGGAgtaatcttcttcttcctcctaaTCTCCGCCGCCGCCGCCGTCAACCGCCCTACAAAATTCGAATACCTGAAACTCCCATTACTCCACAAAGACACATTTCCCCCAACTCCTTCACAGTCACTCTCTTCCGATATCCGCCGTTTAAACACCCTTTACTCCTCCCTCGGCCACCGCAGCATTACTCGTTCCGCCAAACTCCCATTAACTTCCGGTGCAACTACCGGCAGTGGGCAGTACTTCGTAGATCTCAGATTGGGTACTCCGCCGCAACGCCTCCTCCTCGTTGCCGACACCGGTAGTGATTTAGTCTGGGTCAGTTGCTCCGCCTGCCGGAATTGCTCATCCCGCCCTCCAAACTCCGCATTCCTCGCCCGGCATTCTTCAACTTATTTCCCTTACCATTGCTACGATAAGAAATGTAGGCTCGTTCCTAACCCTACAGGCGTCGCGTGTAACCACACGCGCCTCCATAGCCCCTGCAGATACGAATACTCTTACTCCGATGGATCGGAAACTAAAGGTTTTTTCTCTACTGAAACGACGACGCTTAATGCCAGCTCCGGTCGACCGGTGCAGTTTAGGAATTTGGCTTTTGGTTGTAGTTTTGAAGCTACCGGTCCAAGCATTGCCGGTCCGAGTTTCAACGGAGCTCAGGGAGTAATGGGTTTAGGCCGCGGTTCGATTTCGTTATCGAGTCAACTCGGCCGCCGGTTCGGTAACAAATTTTCTTACTGTTTAATGGATTACACATTATCGCCGACTCCGACGAGTTATTTATTAATCGGCCGGTCAACGGCGGTCAACGATCCGAAGAAAATGAATTACACGCCGATGATAAGTAACCCGTTTATTTCAACGTTTTACTATATTGGGATTGAAAGTGTTCATATTGAAGATGTGAAATTACCAATACGCCCTTCCGTTTGGGCAATTGATGAGCTAGGAAATGGAGGGACTGTTATGGATTCAGGGACAACATTGACATTTCTCGCCGAGCCGGCTTATCGGCGTATAGTCCAAGCGTTTAAACGGCTTGTTACGCTACCGGAAGCCGATGAGCCGACTGCCGGGTTTGACTTATGCGTCAATGTGTCGGGGGAGTCGCGACCGAGTTTCCCGAAAATGAGTTTCAAACTAAGTGGAAACTCGGTCCTCTCCCCGCCATCCGGGAACTATTTTATCGATACCGCGGAGGACGTTAAATGTCTTGCATTGCAACCGTTGACGGCGTCTTCAGGATTTTCGGTTATTGGAAACCTAATGCAACAAGGGTTCATGTTTGAATTCGATAGAGATCGATCGAGAATCGGTTTCTCCCGGCATGGTTGTAGTAAACCATAA
- the LOC125868328 gene encoding uncharacterized protein LOC125868328, giving the protein MSSLAAARADNFYYPPEWSPKKGSLNKFHGQHALRERARKIDQGILIIRFEMPFNIWCGGCESMIAKGVRFNAEKKQVGNYYSTKIWSFSMKSACCKHEIVIQTDPKNCAYVIISGAQKKTEDYDAEDAETLVLPVDEDKSKLVDPFYRLEHQEEDLKKKKKAEPLLVRLQRVSDTRHSDDYAMNKALRATLRGQKKRVAEEEAAAKKIGLGIRLLPPSTEDAATAATVKFAHKFDKNRRDKRAIIYSGSIFGSSGSSKHSELESKRRKINASAASKLLVGGFKPSSWSEATVSSKKQRRI; this is encoded by the exons ATG TCTTCACTTGCAGCTGCTAGGGCAGACAACTTTTACTATCCTCCAGAATGGTCTCCCAAGAAG GGTTCACTGAACAAGTTCCATGGTCAACATGCTCTCCGAGAGAGAGCAAGAAAGATAGACCAGGGCATTTTAATTATAAG GTTTGAGATGCCATTCAATATCTGGTGTGGGGGATGTGAGTCGATGATTGCCAAGGGTGTGAGGTTCAATGCTGAGAAAAAGCAAGTAGGAAATTATTACTCCACAAAG ATATGGAGCTTTTCTATGAAATCTGCATGCTGCAAGCATGAGATTGTCATTCAAACAGATCCAAAAAACTGTGCGTATGTTATTATTAGTGGAGCTCAAAAGAAGACTGAAGACTATGATGCTGAAGATGCTGAAACCTTGGTACTCCCAGTAGATGAAG ATAAAAGTAAGTTGGTGGATCCTTTTTATCGCCTTGAGCACCAGGAGGaggacttgaagaagaagaaaaaagctGAGCCTTTACTTGTTCGTCTTCAGCGAGTATCTGATACTAGACATTCAGATGATTATGCGATGAACAAGGCTCTTCGAGCCACTCTTAGg GGTCAAAAGAAAAGAGTTGCCGAAGAAGAGGCTGCTGCTAAGAAAATAGGACTTGGTATTAGATTACTACCACCTTCTACAGAGGATGCTGCAACTGCTGCAACTGTTAAATTTGCTCATAAGTTCGATAAGAACAGAAGAGATAAACGAGCCATCATTTACTCTGGTTCAATCTTTGGATCGTCTGGCTCTTCTAAGCATTCAGAGCTGGAATCTAAGAGGAGAAAAATCAACGCTTCTGCTGCATCAAAGCTGTTGGTCGGAGGATTTAAGCCCTCGTCATGGTCTGAAGCTACTGTTTCATCTAAGAAACAAAGGAGAATTTAA
- the LOC125867723 gene encoding transcription factor TCP12-like — MFPKSNIIHDPFSFTSQELLKQSYNTHDQNPNSPSKVVEDELDHPFFLNNFFPSPFLDEHELPLSQIFSQKHHQKQEVSDNNHDINQDNTIKDIDNSRSTLLNMKIMGDQSSNPAILSSPSSKKRKQSAKPRRRTGKKDRHSKICTAQGVRDRRMRLSLQIARKFFDLQDMLGFDKASNTIEWLFSKSKNAIKELSRNIPQENNSSDQNNDDDDDHRKLRKIGSSDKPIREKTREKMMIKLGHNKKCNQELDETNPISTIDHKLGSNSKSLEHQFANVGIMERYLGGVSYSSITSIFDYDNNGVIKGDIDISNNCFNMGILENCSMTNEVQIPFSGNNPSSIYLDNSRFHQF; from the coding sequence ATGTTTCCTAAAAGCAACATCATCCATGACCCTTTTTCCTTCACCTCACAAGAATTGCTTAAACAATCTTATAATACACATGATCAAAACCCTAATTCACCTTCAAAAGTagtagaagatgaattagatcATCCATTTTTCTTGAATAACTTCTTCCCATCTCCATTTCTTGATGAGCATGAACTCCCACTAAGccaaatattttctcaaaagcATCATCAAAAGCAAGAGGTTAGTGATAATAACCATGACATTAATCAAGACAACACCATCAAAGATATTGACAATTCAAGATCTACCCTACTCAACATGAAAATCATGGGAGATCAGAGTTCAAATCCGGCCATATTATCATCACCATCatcaaagaagagaaaacaaaGTGCAAAACCACGAAGGAGAACAGGAAAAAAGGATAGACATAGCAAGATTTGCACAGCTCAGGGTGTGAGAGATCGAAGGATGAGATTATCCCTTCAAATAGCACGTAAGTTCTTCGATCTCCAAGACATGTTAGGGTTTGATAAAGCAAGTAATACCATAGAATGGTTGTTTTCCAAGTCCAAGAATGCCATCAAAGAGCTCTCAAGAAACATCCCACAAGAGAATAATAGTAGTGATCAAaacaatgatgatgatgatgatcatagaaaattgagaaaaattggTTCAAGTGACAAGCCAATAAGAGAAAAGACAAGGGAGAAAATGATGATCAAATTAGGTCACAACAAAAAGTGTAATCAAGAATTGGATGAAACAAACCCTATAAGTACTATTGATCATAAATTAGGGTCAAATTCAAAATCTCTTGAACATCAATTTGCTAATGTTGGGATCATGGAAAGGTACTTAGGTGGAGTAAGTTATTCCTCTATTACTTCTATATTTGATTATGACAACAATGGAGTAATCAAAGGAGACATAGATATTTCTAACAATTGCTTCAATATGGGGATTCTTGAAAATTGTTCAATGACAAATGAGGTTCAAATCCCATTTTCAGGTAATAACCCTAGCTCAATTTATTTGGACAATTCAAGGTTTCATCAATTTTAG